The following proteins are co-located in the Xyrauchen texanus isolate HMW12.3.18 chromosome 41, RBS_HiC_50CHRs, whole genome shotgun sequence genome:
- the lrrc31 gene encoding leucine-rich repeat-containing protein 31 isoform X2, translating into MDTTGSAKGKDSVQKRSPLDLIMNQLRRKTSFTEKKKPAVGRFFRPSESSEKKNAGIPEMKEPEAGEGKDSTEPGTDTNDMDDETGSVVGWGRVKQFVQKLGKTPNSQNLSLSHCDLTATDVVELATLLLFLTQLEMMDLSWNDLVGGSLKALTAHLQHIGKLRVLKLCSCRLTAQDLTALGESLDCIPLIEVLDLSWNVGIGVGNFRHFTEHLRPESTLKELRLVDCQLSEADVTALSEALPMLTSLEELDLSNNKLLVKGMENLTSSLGSTPKLKTLKLSMCGLNNDGLSILGQALRFIPALEHLDLSCNKESGGGLTKLAINLTVLTNLKSLDMHLCCLTEEDILALVQVAPSFKELRELDLSSNKSVGDTLQNLLHTLPLSQITKLPLNNCALSTSACQALASTVPLLKQLESLNLSWNKCVGENLRQFLEPLQSDCKLQELRLSSCNLTTEDVLHLESACQRGALSQLKQLDLSYNSSVGDGGWTSLFGKAAGLKGLKELDVSLRPAASLSVSPWIPALLEALPHLSSLTRLSLQNWSLTLAEREKLEKTLCKKNIILECDRLATITSKAAG; encoded by the exons atGGATACAACAG GGTCTGCCAAAGGGAAAGATAGTGTTCAGAAAAGATCTCCTCTGGATCTGATTATGAACCAGCTTAGAAGGAAAACCTCTTTCACCGAGAAAAAGAAACCAGCTGTGGGCCGCTTCTTCCGCCCATCCGAGAGCAGTGAAAAGAAAAATGCGGGTATACCTGAAATGAAAGAACCAGAGGCCGGTGAGGGCAAAGACAGCACTGAACCTGGGACAG ACACCAATGACATGGATGATGAGACTGGCTCTGTCGTGGGCTGGGGTCGGGTGAAGCAGTTTGTGCAGAAGCTGGGGAAGACACCAAACAGTCAGAATTTGAGCCTTAGCCACTGTGACCTGACAGCCACAGATGTGGTGGAACTGG CCACCTTACTGCTTTTCCTGACTCAGCTGGAGATGATGGACCTCTCATGGAATGATCTAGTTGGAGGCTCCCTAAAGGCTCTCACTGCCCACTTGCAGCATATAGGGAAACTGAGAGTGCTAAAACTGTGTAGCTGCAGGTTAACAGCCCAAGACCTCACTGCTCTTG GTGAATCTCTTGACTGCATTCCTCTAATAGAGGTGTTAGATTTGTCCTGGAATGTTGGCATTGGTGTAGGAAATTTCAGACACTTCACAGAACACCTCCGCCCTGAGAGCACACTGAAAGAACTCCGTCTGGTGGACTGTCAGCTCTCTGAGGCAGATGTTACAGCTCTGA GTGAGGCTCTTCCCATGTTGACAAGTTTGGAGGAGTTAGATCTTTCCAATAATAAGCTCTTAGTCAAGGGAATGGAGAACCTTACCTCCTCTCTGGGCTCCACTCCAAAGCTGAAGACCCTAAAACTGAGCATGTGTGGACTCAATAATGACGGCCTCAGTATCCTgg GTCAGGCTCTCAGATTCATCCCTGCTTTGGAGCACTTAGATCTGTCCTGTAACAAGGAAAGCGGTGGAGGTCTTACAAAGTTGGCTATTAACTTGACTGTCCTCACAAACTTGAAAAGTCTGGACATGCATTTGTGCTGTTTAACAGAGGAGGATATACTGGCTCTAG TCCAGGTAGCTCCATCTTTCAAAGAACTCAGAGAGCTGGATTTGTCCTCCAATAAAAGTGTTGGAGATACACTCCAGAATCTTCTCCATACCCTTCCTCTCTCACAGATAACCAAACTTCCACTCAACAACTGTGCTTTGAGCACATCCGCATGTCAAGCTCTTG CTTCCACAGTGCCATTACTGAAACAGCTTGAAAGTCTAAACTTGTCATGGAACAAGTGTGTGGGGGAAAATCTAAGGCAATTTCTGGAGCCTTTACAATCTGACTGCAAGCTACAGGAACTGAGGCTCAGTAGTTGTAATTTAACAACCGAGGATGTGCTACACTTAG AATCTGCATGTCAACGTGGAGCTCTGTCTCAGCTAAAGCAGTTAGACCTGTCCTATAACAGTAGCGTTGGAGATGGAGGTTGGACATCTCTTTTTGGAAAGGCTGCTGGTCTAAAGGGACTTAAGGAGCTGGATGTTAGTCTTCGTCCCGCTGCATCCCTCTCTGTGTCCCCCTGGATACCTGCCTTGTTAGAGGCTCTTCCGCATCTCTCCTCCCTCACCCGGCTGTCTCTGCAGAATTGGTCTCTCACTTTAGCGGAGAGAGAGAAACTGGAAAAAactctttgtaaaaaaaatataatcctGGAATGTGACAGACTGGCCACGATCACATCAAAGGCAGCAGGTTAA
- the lrrc34 gene encoding leucine-rich repeat-containing protein 34 — protein sequence MEDLKNRYLSLCVESLKAPNACIVEVLAENMSSDGSLKLTGNDRLKHGDRLADDDMLVLTKTLNGNAAIKGLDLAYNCITDKGAVYVADLIQACESLQSLDLMCNNIEADGADVIAKSLHKNESLRKLRMTGNKIGNKGAMQLATMLQINATLEEVDVSDCDLATESVIAFAIVLHNNRRIHAINVSRPLLFSLQEETTVHMAQMLKVNKTLRELHMGKHGMTDTGVERLCEALKFNFSLRYLDLCCNRITRDGAKSLSEVLKQNGTLEILDLSFNRIEDDGAVYISEAVMHPHSKLKALSVTSNNIGKTGLMSLSEAMRLNSCLTHVYIWGNRLEEPVCVDFSQLISSGRLLEEHTDVSPYEVDSHVCLAEASHGLRRHYYWTSRYGKDRDSSNSALALITSESLALQIYPVLHS from the exons ATGGAGGATTTGAAGAATCGATATTTATCTTTATGTGTTGAAAGTCTTAAAGCTCCAAATGCATGTATTGTGGAAGTATTGGCAGAGAATATGAGCAG TGACGGTTCACTCAAACTAACCGGTAATGATCGACTGAAACACGGAGACAGACTGGCAGATGACGATATGCTTGTACTGACAAAAACGCTCAATGGAAATGCCGCAATAAAGG GTTTAGACCTCGCATACAACTGTATCACAGATAAAGGAGCTGTTTATGTTGCAGATCTCATTCAG GCATGTGAGTCCCTTCAGTCTCTTGATCTGATGTGTAacaacattgaggcagatggcgCAGATGTGATTGCCAAAAGTTTACAT aaaaatgAAAGCTTGAGGAAGCTCAGAATGACTGGAAATAAGATTGGAAACAAAGGTGCCATGCAACTGGCTACCATGTTGCAGATCAATGCTACATTAGAGGAAGTGGATGTGTCAGACTGTGACCTG GCCACAGAAAGTGTAATAGCATTTGCCATCGTCCTGCACAACAACAGGAGAATCCATGCCATTAATGTTAGCCGTCCTCTTCTTTTCAGCCTTCAG GAGGAAACGACAGTGCATATGGCGCAGATGCTGAAGGTGAATAAGACGTTGAGAGAGCTGCACATGGGAAAGCATGGCATGACTGATACTGGTGTGGAGAGATTGTGTGAGGCACTGAAGTTCAATTTCTCTCTACGCTACCTGGATCTTTGCTG TAACAGAATTACACGGGATGGAGCCAAATCCTTGTCAGAGGTTTTGAAACAAAATGGCACCTTGGAGATTCTAGATCTGTCCTTCAATCGCATCGAGGATGACGGTGCTGTGTATATAAGTGAAGCTGTCATGCACCCGCACAGCAAACTTAAAGC ATTGTCTGTTACCAGTAACAACATCGGAAAGACAGGCCTTATGTCCCTCAGTGAAGCAATGAGACTGAATTCCTGTCTCACACATGTTTACATCTGGGGGAACAGACTGGAAGAACCAGTGTGTGTG GATTTCTCCCAGCTGATAAGCAGCGGGCGACTGTTGGAGGAGCACACAGATGTTTCTCCCTATGAGGTGGACAGTCATGTTTGCTTGGCAGAAGCTTCTCATGGTTTACGGAGGCATTATTATTGGACATCCAGATATGGGAAAGACAGAGACTCAAGTAATTCAGCACTGGCCCTAATTACATCAGAATCATTGGCTCTGCAGATCTACCCAGTCTTACATTCATAA
- the lrrc31 gene encoding leucine-rich repeat-containing protein 31 isoform X1 produces MIHVLSDTLRELRNPVVFFKKKEKAMDTTGSAKGKDSVQKRSPLDLIMNQLRRKTSFTEKKKPAVGRFFRPSESSEKKNAGIPEMKEPEAGEGKDSTEPGTDTNDMDDETGSVVGWGRVKQFVQKLGKTPNSQNLSLSHCDLTATDVVELATLLLFLTQLEMMDLSWNDLVGGSLKALTAHLQHIGKLRVLKLCSCRLTAQDLTALGESLDCIPLIEVLDLSWNVGIGVGNFRHFTEHLRPESTLKELRLVDCQLSEADVTALSEALPMLTSLEELDLSNNKLLVKGMENLTSSLGSTPKLKTLKLSMCGLNNDGLSILGQALRFIPALEHLDLSCNKESGGGLTKLAINLTVLTNLKSLDMHLCCLTEEDILALVQVAPSFKELRELDLSSNKSVGDTLQNLLHTLPLSQITKLPLNNCALSTSACQALASTVPLLKQLESLNLSWNKCVGENLRQFLEPLQSDCKLQELRLSSCNLTTEDVLHLESACQRGALSQLKQLDLSYNSSVGDGGWTSLFGKAAGLKGLKELDVSLRPAASLSVSPWIPALLEALPHLSSLTRLSLQNWSLTLAEREKLEKTLCKKNIILECDRLATITSKAAG; encoded by the exons ATGATTCATGTACTTTCAGACACGCTCCGAGAACTCAGAAATCCAGttgtcttctttaaaaaaaaagagaaagcaatGGATACAACAG GGTCTGCCAAAGGGAAAGATAGTGTTCAGAAAAGATCTCCTCTGGATCTGATTATGAACCAGCTTAGAAGGAAAACCTCTTTCACCGAGAAAAAGAAACCAGCTGTGGGCCGCTTCTTCCGCCCATCCGAGAGCAGTGAAAAGAAAAATGCGGGTATACCTGAAATGAAAGAACCAGAGGCCGGTGAGGGCAAAGACAGCACTGAACCTGGGACAG ACACCAATGACATGGATGATGAGACTGGCTCTGTCGTGGGCTGGGGTCGGGTGAAGCAGTTTGTGCAGAAGCTGGGGAAGACACCAAACAGTCAGAATTTGAGCCTTAGCCACTGTGACCTGACAGCCACAGATGTGGTGGAACTGG CCACCTTACTGCTTTTCCTGACTCAGCTGGAGATGATGGACCTCTCATGGAATGATCTAGTTGGAGGCTCCCTAAAGGCTCTCACTGCCCACTTGCAGCATATAGGGAAACTGAGAGTGCTAAAACTGTGTAGCTGCAGGTTAACAGCCCAAGACCTCACTGCTCTTG GTGAATCTCTTGACTGCATTCCTCTAATAGAGGTGTTAGATTTGTCCTGGAATGTTGGCATTGGTGTAGGAAATTTCAGACACTTCACAGAACACCTCCGCCCTGAGAGCACACTGAAAGAACTCCGTCTGGTGGACTGTCAGCTCTCTGAGGCAGATGTTACAGCTCTGA GTGAGGCTCTTCCCATGTTGACAAGTTTGGAGGAGTTAGATCTTTCCAATAATAAGCTCTTAGTCAAGGGAATGGAGAACCTTACCTCCTCTCTGGGCTCCACTCCAAAGCTGAAGACCCTAAAACTGAGCATGTGTGGACTCAATAATGACGGCCTCAGTATCCTgg GTCAGGCTCTCAGATTCATCCCTGCTTTGGAGCACTTAGATCTGTCCTGTAACAAGGAAAGCGGTGGAGGTCTTACAAAGTTGGCTATTAACTTGACTGTCCTCACAAACTTGAAAAGTCTGGACATGCATTTGTGCTGTTTAACAGAGGAGGATATACTGGCTCTAG TCCAGGTAGCTCCATCTTTCAAAGAACTCAGAGAGCTGGATTTGTCCTCCAATAAAAGTGTTGGAGATACACTCCAGAATCTTCTCCATACCCTTCCTCTCTCACAGATAACCAAACTTCCACTCAACAACTGTGCTTTGAGCACATCCGCATGTCAAGCTCTTG CTTCCACAGTGCCATTACTGAAACAGCTTGAAAGTCTAAACTTGTCATGGAACAAGTGTGTGGGGGAAAATCTAAGGCAATTTCTGGAGCCTTTACAATCTGACTGCAAGCTACAGGAACTGAGGCTCAGTAGTTGTAATTTAACAACCGAGGATGTGCTACACTTAG AATCTGCATGTCAACGTGGAGCTCTGTCTCAGCTAAAGCAGTTAGACCTGTCCTATAACAGTAGCGTTGGAGATGGAGGTTGGACATCTCTTTTTGGAAAGGCTGCTGGTCTAAAGGGACTTAAGGAGCTGGATGTTAGTCTTCGTCCCGCTGCATCCCTCTCTGTGTCCCCCTGGATACCTGCCTTGTTAGAGGCTCTTCCGCATCTCTCCTCCCTCACCCGGCTGTCTCTGCAGAATTGGTCTCTCACTTTAGCGGAGAGAGAGAAACTGGAAAAAactctttgtaaaaaaaatataatcctGGAATGTGACAGACTGGCCACGATCACATCAAAGGCAGCAGGTTAA